The following is a genomic window from Geoalkalibacter halelectricus.
GGGCCTGGTGGAATCTGACCCGCGACCTATTTTCCATTTTCCGCAGCTACCGCCGCCGCGGCCAGCGCTTTTTTTCCTCCGAACTCATCCCGATCCTGCAAGAACAGTTTCCGTCGGGTTTTTTCTCCCTGGAGCCCATGCAGCAGTACCTCTGCGATGCTTTTCGGCGCGAACAGGTGCGCGACCGGTTTCACCTGCTGCGCCCCGACCTGCTGATTCCGGCCGTCGACGTCGATAGCGGTGAACGGGTCGTGTTCGGCACCCCGGAGCACCGCGACCTGCATGTCTGCCAGGCCATCACGGCTTCCTGCGCGATTCCCGCCTTCTTTCGCCCCTACCGGATCGGCGCGCGCTACTTTATCGACGGCTCCGTGGGCGAGGTCGCCCATGTGGATCTCGCCATCGCCCAGGGCGCCCAACTGGTGGTCATTATCAACCCCCTGGTGCCCATGCACAACGATCCCGCCCACGCCTGCCTGCCGCTGCTCTCCTCCGGGAAGTGCTCAAGCATCGCCGACCTGGGCCTCAGCTATGTCTGGGATCAGGCCCAGCGCATCGACGACCGGCGCAAGCTCGTCATGAGCCTTGATCTGCTGCGCCGCAACCATCCCGATGTGGACATCCAGTTGATCGAGCCGGATCCCAAGGAATCGCTGTTCTTCCTGCAAACCCCCATGAGTTACGACGCGCGCCGCCAGGTCATGACCCACGGCTATCAGCTGACCCTGGATCATCTCCTGCGGCATTACGAGGAAATTCGCGCCGTCTTCGTGCGACACGGCATCAGTTGCACGGACAACCACCTCAGAATGCCGCCGCCGGGCAGCAGCGCCGCGGCACAGGGAGCCTAAAGGACACCACCCATGCGAATCGTCATCGCCACTCTCCATGTTCGTCCCTCGGCCCAGGCCGTCGCCCTCGCCGCCGGATGCCTTGCCGCGGCCCTGCCGGAAGATCTGCGCAGACAAGCGCGTCTCGTGGATCTGTTTCCCGAGATGCCCTTGGACACCATGGCCGATGCCATCCTGGCACAGGAGCCCGAACTGGTCGCCATGCCGGTCTATGTCTGGAATCGCACGATCCTGCTGCCCCTGGCCGCACGCCTGCGCGAGCGCCGGCCGCAACTGCGGCTGGTCGCCGGGGGTCCGGAGGCGGGAGCCGCACCGGAGGCCCTGCTTGACGAAGGCGGCTTCGACGCACTTGTTCAGGGCGAGGGCGAGGAGAGTTTTCGCGCCCTGGTGCAGGCGTTGGACAACCAGGACGAAACCCCGCTCCCGGGGGTTTTTCGACGCTCCCCCCGCGGACCCAGCACCGGGGCGGCGGCCCTTCTGCCCGATGTCGACTC
Proteins encoded in this region:
- a CDS encoding patatin-like phospholipase family protein, with the protein product MARARSKTALILAGGGIMGAAYEIGCLTALERLFAPGFSVRRFDTYIGISAGSVIATLIANRIAPAALFEAIARNQRQVFNFQRSDIYRVEYARLLGAWWNLTRDLFSIFRSYRRRGQRFFSSELIPILQEQFPSGFFSLEPMQQYLCDAFRREQVRDRFHLLRPDLLIPAVDVDSGERVVFGTPEHRDLHVCQAITASCAIPAFFRPYRIGARYFIDGSVGEVAHVDLAIAQGAQLVVIINPLVPMHNDPAHACLPLLSSGKCSSIADLGLSYVWDQAQRIDDRRKLVMSLDLLRRNHPDVDIQLIEPDPKESLFFLQTPMSYDARRQVMTHGYQLTLDHLLRHYEEIRAVFVRHGISCTDNHLRMPPPGSSAAAQGA